A stretch of the Mycobacteroides immunogenum genome encodes the following:
- a CDS encoding isocitrate lyase/PEP mutase family protein has translation MTSQHERAVAFATLHQSGTFVVPNPWDAGTARILTAYGFPALATTSAGLAFALGRQDGANLVSRTETLANAAQIAAATHLPVSADLENGGPAVADIAMTIREAAASGLVGGSIEDATGLPGAPIFSLAEAVERITAAVHAARDLPFPFTVTARAENYLYGRADLRDTITRLNAYAEAGADVVYAPGLPDAEAVRTVCAAVDRPVNLLAAGFVLNHSVEEIAQWGVRRISLGSAMARTALGALVAGARELAQCGTFGFATHAIPYREANALFPPG, from the coding sequence ATGACCTCCCAGCATGAGCGCGCGGTCGCGTTCGCGACTCTTCATCAGTCCGGGACGTTTGTGGTCCCCAACCCGTGGGATGCTGGAACCGCCCGGATTCTCACCGCCTACGGCTTCCCGGCACTGGCCACTACCAGCGCCGGTCTGGCCTTCGCACTGGGGCGACAGGACGGTGCCAATCTGGTCAGCCGGACCGAGACGCTGGCCAACGCCGCGCAGATCGCGGCAGCCACCCACCTACCGGTGTCGGCCGATCTGGAGAACGGCGGTCCCGCCGTCGCGGACATCGCCATGACCATCCGGGAGGCGGCCGCGTCGGGGCTTGTCGGCGGTTCGATCGAAGATGCCACCGGGCTACCCGGGGCGCCGATCTTCTCGCTGGCCGAGGCAGTTGAGCGCATCACCGCCGCGGTGCACGCCGCGCGTGATCTGCCGTTCCCGTTCACGGTGACGGCACGTGCCGAGAACTATCTCTACGGCAGAGCCGACCTGCGGGACACCATCACCCGGCTCAACGCGTACGCGGAAGCCGGTGCCGACGTCGTGTACGCCCCGGGCCTGCCCGACGCGGAGGCTGTGCGCACGGTCTGTGCCGCCGTCGATCGCCCCGTCAATCTGCTCGCCGCCGGGTTCGTGCTGAATCATTCTGTCGAGGAGATCGCGCAGTGGGGTGTGCGACGCATCAGCCTCGGTTCCGCGATGGCGCGCACTGCCCTGGGAGCACTCGTTGCCGGCGCGCGGGAACTGGCGCAGTGCGGCACATTCGGGTTCGCCACGCATGCCATCCCGTATCGAGAGGCGAACGCCTTGTTTCCGCCCGGCTAG
- a CDS encoding transglycosylase family protein has translation MKVVMDRARWVRDRRAVCLIFTVLCMMSLSMTASIASADSMNWDAVAECESGGNWSANTGNGFYGGLQFKPSTWAAHGGTGNPAEASREQQIAVAEDVLRTQGPGAWPKCGGGGGAGAGCQFVPGGSIFGIVNFRQMCSGVLGLIPPAG, from the coding sequence ATGAAGGTCGTCATGGACCGGGCACGATGGGTGCGCGATAGGCGCGCGGTGTGTCTGATCTTCACCGTGCTGTGCATGATGTCGCTGTCCATGACTGCGAGCATCGCGTCGGCCGACTCCATGAATTGGGACGCGGTCGCCGAATGCGAGTCCGGCGGAAACTGGTCGGCAAATACCGGAAACGGCTTCTACGGCGGCCTGCAATTCAAGCCGTCCACCTGGGCTGCCCACGGTGGAACGGGAAATCCCGCTGAAGCTAGCCGCGAACAACAGATTGCGGTCGCCGAAGATGTGCTCAGAACCCAAGGCCCCGGTGCGTGGCCCAAATGTGGCGGCGGTGGTGGCGCAGGGGCCGGATGCCAGTTCGTTCCCGGCGGCAGCATCTTCGGAATCGTCAACTTCCGTCAGATGTGTAGCGGAGTCCTCGGCCTGATCCCGCCGGCGGGCTAG
- a CDS encoding DUF2599 domain-containing protein, whose product MAVLMTVLLLVVNTVPAAADGPVLIDHVSWGTTSLGRTLRIYPTPLGRTYDAPDGPDVAWAQVIALAPDAQTPGMRMQFDCHWYGRVFIPNKPSWNLEPWRPQVDEGLMAAARCNPGGPEV is encoded by the coding sequence CTGGCGGTACTGATGACCGTACTGCTGCTAGTGGTGAACACGGTGCCCGCGGCGGCGGACGGGCCCGTTCTCATCGATCATGTGTCTTGGGGTACAACATCTTTGGGTCGGACCTTGCGCATCTATCCAACGCCGCTCGGGCGCACCTATGACGCGCCCGACGGGCCGGACGTCGCATGGGCACAAGTGATCGCGCTGGCCCCGGACGCCCAGACGCCGGGTATGCGGATGCAGTTCGACTGCCATTGGTACGGGCGGGTTTTCATTCCGAACAAGCCCAGCTGGAACCTGGAACCGTGGCGACCTCAGGTGGACGAGGGGCTCATGGCGGCCGCACGGTGCAACCCGGGTGGGCCCGAGGTCTAG
- a CDS encoding DUF2516 family protein — protein MAFSFQIFALISLITLIAAIVALVHAAIQPADAFVAAEKQTKTTWIVILAGAAVLTLIPGLELLTAGIAAVAAGVYFVDVRPRVLEVQGKSR, from the coding sequence GTGGCTTTTTCCTTTCAAATCTTCGCGCTGATCTCGCTGATCACTTTGATTGCGGCGATCGTTGCGCTGGTTCATGCCGCGATTCAGCCGGCAGATGCGTTTGTGGCGGCGGAGAAACAGACCAAGACCACGTGGATAGTGATCCTCGCCGGGGCGGCCGTACTCACCCTTATCCCGGGGCTGGAGCTGTTGACCGCCGGAATCGCCGCGGTGGCGGCCGGGGTGTACTTCGTCGATGTCCGTCCGCGCGTGCTCGAGGTGCAGGGCAAGTCGCGGTAG
- a CDS encoding helix-turn-helix domain-containing protein: MSQESDLATAVSNAASDIGGFIRAQREAAQVSVRQLAEKAGVSNPYLSQIERGLRRPSAEVLNQIAKALRVSAEVLYVRAGILDRSDASPVRDAIIADTFITERQKQVLLDVYSSFVQQNAEAQSDEAESDPESPGDN, translated from the coding sequence ATGTCGCAGGAATCAGACCTCGCCACCGCTGTGAGCAACGCCGCTTCCGATATTGGAGGCTTCATCCGCGCGCAGCGTGAGGCCGCGCAGGTCTCCGTGCGTCAGCTGGCCGAGAAGGCCGGCGTGAGCAACCCGTACCTCAGTCAGATCGAACGCGGACTGCGCCGTCCGTCGGCCGAGGTGCTCAATCAAATCGCAAAGGCGCTAAGGGTTTCGGCGGAGGTGTTATACGTGCGTGCCGGCATTTTGGATCGTAGTGATGCCAGCCCGGTACGGGACGCCATCATTGCCGATACCTTCATCACCGAGCGGCAGAAGCAGGTGTTGTTGGACGTCTACAGCTCATTCGTCCAGCAAAATGCCGAAGCCCAGTCGGATGAGGCCGAATCCGACCCTGAATCTCCTGGCGACAACTGA
- a CDS encoding DUF445 domain-containing protein — protein MTDDGDVAGKHSDQPGTRKASGGVFAMGNSAVDEQRRKQLRRMKAVATGFLVGATVLFLACRWWQSAGAPGWVGYVGAAAEAGMVGALADWFAVTALFRHPLGLKIPHTAIIKRKKDQLGEGLGNFVRENFMSPAVITAKVRDAQIAGRLGKWMSDRSHAERVAAEASTVLRVGAQMMRDEDVQQAIDSVIVRRIAEPKWGPPVGRVLSTVLKEDRHAPVIQLLCDRAFEWALGASDTIDRVVVRDSPSWTPKFVDHFVGDRIYRELVDFTDKVRRNPDHDLRQSVNRLLYEFADDLQHDDLTIAKAEAVKARLMAREEVQNAAATAWSAAKKMITESVDDPSSELRTRIADTVVRIGETLRDDAAVRDKVDGWVERAARHLVDQYGAEITAVITETIERWDADEASRRIELHVGRDLQFIRINGTVVGSLAGLVIYSVAQLLF, from the coding sequence ATGACGGATGATGGAGACGTGGCAGGCAAGCACAGCGATCAGCCGGGCACGCGTAAAGCCTCGGGTGGCGTCTTCGCGATGGGTAATTCGGCCGTCGACGAGCAGCGCCGGAAGCAACTTCGCCGCATGAAAGCTGTGGCCACGGGGTTCCTGGTCGGAGCCACCGTGCTGTTTCTGGCATGCCGTTGGTGGCAGTCGGCCGGCGCGCCGGGCTGGGTGGGTTATGTCGGAGCAGCCGCCGAGGCGGGCATGGTCGGCGCGCTTGCAGACTGGTTTGCTGTTACCGCGCTCTTCCGACACCCGCTTGGGCTAAAGATTCCGCACACCGCGATCATCAAGCGCAAGAAGGATCAGCTGGGCGAGGGCCTGGGGAACTTCGTCCGGGAGAACTTCATGTCTCCCGCCGTCATCACCGCCAAAGTGCGGGATGCGCAGATCGCGGGCCGGCTGGGTAAGTGGATGAGCGATCGGTCGCATGCCGAGCGGGTCGCGGCCGAGGCCTCCACGGTGCTGCGGGTCGGCGCCCAGATGATGCGCGACGAGGACGTGCAACAGGCCATAGACAGCGTGATTGTGCGCAGGATTGCCGAGCCTAAATGGGGGCCACCGGTGGGCCGGGTGCTCTCTACCGTTCTGAAGGAGGACCGGCATGCGCCGGTGATCCAGCTGCTGTGCGACCGGGCCTTCGAGTGGGCGCTGGGTGCCAGCGACACCATCGACCGCGTGGTGGTGCGCGACTCGCCCAGCTGGACACCCAAGTTCGTCGACCATTTCGTAGGTGATCGCATCTACCGCGAGTTGGTGGACTTCACCGATAAGGTGCGTCGCAACCCCGATCACGACCTGCGGCAATCCGTGAACAGGCTGCTCTACGAGTTCGCCGATGATCTGCAGCATGACGATTTGACCATCGCCAAGGCCGAGGCCGTCAAGGCACGGTTGATGGCGCGTGAGGAAGTTCAGAACGCGGCTGCCACGGCCTGGTCGGCCGCCAAGAAGATGATCACCGAGTCGGTGGACGACCCCTCGAGCGAGCTGCGCACGCGGATCGCCGATACCGTGGTGCGGATCGGCGAGACGCTGCGCGATGACGCCGCCGTCCGGGACAAAGTGGACGGTTGGGTGGAGCGCGCGGCGCGCCACCTCGTCGATCAGTACGGAGCCGAGATCACCGCGGTCATCACCGAGACGATCGAGCGCTGGGACGCCGACGAGGCTAGTCGCCGGATCGAGTTGCATGTTGGCCGTGACCTGCAGTTCATCCGTATCAACGGCACCGTGGTGGGTTCGCTGGCCGGTTTGGTGATCTACTCGGTGGCCCAGCTCCTCTTCTAA
- a CDS encoding TetR/AcrR family transcriptional regulator — protein sequence MASKTQPAAIKTDGRKRRWHKHKVERRTELVDGTLDAIRHRGRDISMDEIASDIGVSKTVLYRYFVDKNDLTTAVMTRFAQTTLIPKMAAALSARLDGYDLTRTAIKVYVETVAAEPEIYPFVMANSSTSRSKAIADSERIIARMLALSLRRQMSEASMDTRGVEPWAYMTVGGVQLATHSWMSHPRMSSDELIDYLTMISWNAVLGIVGVGGSREMFVGMPHPSPVPPALQTRQTHSA from the coding sequence GTGGCAAGTAAAACGCAGCCTGCGGCTATCAAGACTGATGGTCGCAAGCGCCGCTGGCATAAGCACAAGGTCGAACGACGAACCGAACTCGTCGACGGCACCCTCGATGCCATCAGGCATCGAGGACGCGATATCAGCATGGATGAGATCGCCTCCGATATCGGCGTCTCCAAGACCGTGCTCTACCGGTACTTCGTCGACAAGAACGACCTCACTACCGCTGTCATGACGCGCTTCGCGCAGACCACGCTGATCCCCAAGATGGCCGCCGCGCTGTCCGCCCGCCTCGACGGCTACGACCTCACCCGCACGGCGATCAAGGTCTATGTTGAGACGGTCGCCGCAGAACCGGAGATCTATCCGTTCGTCATGGCCAACAGCTCTACCAGCCGCAGCAAGGCCATCGCCGACTCCGAGCGGATCATCGCTCGCATGCTCGCACTGTCGCTGCGGCGCCAGATGTCCGAAGCGTCCATGGACACCCGCGGGGTGGAGCCATGGGCATACATGACCGTGGGCGGTGTCCAGCTGGCCACCCACTCGTGGATGTCGCACCCACGGATGAGTTCCGATGAACTCATCGACTACCTGACGATGATCTCGTGGAACGCGGTGCTCGGCATCGTGGGCGTGGGCGGCTCACGCGAGATGTTCGTCGGAATGCCGCACCCATCGCCGGTTCCCCCCGCGCTACAAACGCGTCAAACCCACTCGGCCTGA
- a CDS encoding transposase, protein MPQFVKVGRTINKHLDGIQAAVERGLANGRHEGLNNKVRLIIRRAYGFHNAENALAMIMLVCGPVTLELPYHT, encoded by the coding sequence ATCCCGCAGTTCGTCAAGGTCGGCCGAACCATCAACAAACACCTCGATGGCATCCAAGCCGCGGTGGAGCGCGGACTGGCCAACGGCCGCCACGAAGGGCTCAACAACAAGGTCCGGTTGATCATCCGCAGGGCCTACGGCTTCCACAACGCCGAGAACGCGCTCGCCATGATCATGCTCGTCTGCGGACCGGTGACCCTCGAACTCCCATACCACACATGA
- a CDS encoding helix-turn-helix domain-containing protein: protein MVRPTLTNCGIRHRYDTRMVDSAWRHLDLSGRVCVLKLRRRRLRCPEHGVLAESVPFARPGSGFTRDFEDLAVWLAAKCDKKTVSTFCRVTWRTVGAMCSRVVAEKLDPDRLAGLVDIGVDEISWRKHHKYLTLVSDHDTGTIVWGAPGKKAATLDAFFTAALPADVDQPGQPVGVQFLGHDARTHRPDGAPRDAAERRHRLLVTLGGQPDRKVLEVAGEPRSRPRERH from the coding sequence ATGGTTCGGCCGACCTTGACGAACTGCGGGATCCGGCACCGCTACGACACACGGATGGTGGATTCGGCGTGGCGGCACCTGGACCTCAGTGGGCGGGTATGTGTGCTCAAACTGCGGCGACGTCGGTTGCGCTGCCCCGAGCACGGTGTCCTGGCCGAGTCAGTGCCGTTCGCGCGGCCGGGATCGGGGTTCACCCGCGACTTCGAGGACCTTGCGGTCTGGCTGGCCGCCAAGTGTGACAAGAAGACGGTGTCGACGTTCTGCCGCGTCACGTGGCGCACCGTCGGGGCGATGTGTTCGCGCGTCGTGGCCGAGAAACTGGACCCCGACCGGCTGGCCGGGCTGGTCGACATCGGCGTCGATGAGATCTCCTGGCGCAAGCACCACAAGTATTTGACTTTGGTGTCCGACCACGACACCGGCACAATCGTGTGGGGTGCGCCGGGCAAGAAGGCAGCCACTCTCGACGCGTTCTTCACCGCGGCCCTACCCGCCGATGTCGACCAGCCCGGCCAGCCGGTCGGGGTCCAGTTTCTCGGCCACGACGCGCGAACACATCGCCCCGACGGTGCGCCACGTGACGCGGCAGAACGTCGACACCGTCTTCTTGTCACACTTGGCGGCCAGCCAGACCGCAAGGTCCTCGAAGTCGCGGGTGAACCCCGATCCCGGCCGCGCGAACGGCACTGA
- a CDS encoding cyclopropane mycolic acid synthase family methyltransferase, whose amino-acid sequence MSDLKPYYEESQSIYDISDEFYGLFLDEETMGYTCAYFERDDLTLAEAQLAKFDLALGKLNLEPGMTLLDIGCGWGACLERAMRKFDVNVVGITLSKNQSEYSRARLAKVAEETGRTAEIRMQGWEEFNDKVDRIVTIGAFEAFKQERYPIFFERAYDILPNDGRMLLHTILAHTQQFFRENGIAITISDLKFMKFIGEEIFPGGQLPAVEDIEKLAADSGFTLERVHLLQPHYAKTLDIWARNLEQRREEAIAIQSQEVYDRFMRYLTGCADFFRRGVTNVGQFTLVK is encoded by the coding sequence ATGTCCGATCTCAAGCCGTACTACGAGGAATCTCAGTCCATCTACGACATTTCGGACGAATTCTATGGCCTTTTCCTTGACGAAGAAACGATGGGCTACACCTGTGCGTACTTCGAACGTGACGATCTGACCCTTGCTGAGGCGCAGCTGGCCAAGTTCGACCTGGCGCTCGGCAAGCTCAACCTTGAGCCCGGGATGACCCTGCTGGACATCGGCTGTGGCTGGGGTGCTTGCCTTGAGCGCGCCATGCGGAAATTCGACGTCAACGTCGTCGGCATCACGCTCAGTAAGAATCAAAGTGAGTACAGCCGGGCGCGTCTGGCGAAGGTGGCCGAGGAGACCGGCCGCACCGCGGAAATTCGCATGCAAGGTTGGGAAGAATTCAACGACAAAGTTGATCGAATTGTCACGATCGGCGCATTCGAGGCTTTTAAACAAGAGCGCTACCCGATCTTTTTTGAACGGGCATACGACATTCTTCCGAATGACGGCCGCATGCTGCTGCACACAATTCTTGCGCACACTCAACAGTTCTTCCGTGAGAATGGAATCGCTATTACCATTAGCGACCTGAAATTCATGAAGTTCATCGGCGAGGAGATCTTCCCGGGCGGTCAGTTGCCGGCGGTTGAGGACATCGAGAAGCTTGCTGCGGATTCCGGGTTCACGCTGGAGCGCGTGCATTTGCTGCAGCCGCACTACGCGAAGACCCTGGACATCTGGGCCCGCAATCTTGAGCAGCGCCGCGAGGAAGCGATCGCGATTCAGTCGCAAGAGGTTTATGACCGCTTCATGAGGTACCTGACCGGCTGCGCGGATTTCTTCCGTCGCGGTGTCACCAACGTCGGGCAGTTCACGCTCGTCAAATAG
- a CDS encoding helix-turn-helix domain-containing protein — MSGRPRRISPIREGNSTRDEILDAAAELFTTDGFAATTTRRIAESVGIQQASLYYHFKTKDDILDALLAMTIDQPLHYAALLAERPEPPVVRLYALALADAAQLAASRWNLGALYLLPDLRADRFLVFRRKRDQLRTHYQDLAAQACGAERVRGGVERLPFRLVESVIMLRADGDSISPDRLPSLLADATLRVLGVTEDAEGIEGAARVLLGQLDWPVAVPKR; from the coding sequence ATGTCAGGGCGACCGCGGCGTATCAGTCCCATTCGTGAGGGCAACAGCACTCGCGACGAGATCCTCGACGCCGCCGCCGAGCTGTTCACCACCGATGGGTTCGCGGCAACCACGACCCGTCGCATCGCCGAGTCGGTGGGTATTCAGCAGGCCTCCCTCTACTACCACTTCAAGACCAAGGACGACATCCTCGATGCGCTGCTGGCGATGACGATCGACCAGCCGCTGCACTATGCGGCCCTGCTCGCGGAGCGCCCGGAGCCGCCGGTGGTGCGTCTGTACGCGCTCGCGCTGGCCGATGCCGCACAGCTCGCCGCGAGCCGGTGGAATCTGGGTGCTCTCTATCTATTGCCCGATCTGCGCGCAGATCGATTTCTGGTGTTCCGTCGCAAGCGTGACCAGCTGCGCACCCACTATCAGGACTTGGCGGCGCAGGCCTGCGGCGCGGAGAGGGTCCGTGGCGGGGTGGAGCGCCTGCCCTTCCGGCTCGTGGAGTCGGTGATCATGCTGCGTGCGGACGGGGATTCGATAAGCCCGGACCGTCTGCCCTCCCTGCTGGCCGACGCGACCTTGCGCGTGCTGGGGGTCACAGAGGATGCTGAAGGCATCGAGGGGGCGGCCAGAGTGCTGTTGGGGCAGCTTGACTGGCCGGTGGCCGTTCCTAAGAGGTAG
- a CDS encoding amino acid permease: MNATTAAEATARSASISAASDSDDLAAFGYKPQLHRSLGKFASFAAGFSFVSILTTIFQLFAFGFSFGGPAFFWTWPIVFAGQYMVALNFAELAARYPISGAIYQWARRLGGAVVGWFAGWFMIIAQIVTASAAAIALQVVLPTVWSGFQLIGTDSSLTSVSGASNAVLLGSLLLVATTAINAVGVNWMSRINSIGVTCEIVGVVAVVGMLFWHAERGPSVVLHTGDAGSGYPWAFLAAGLMAAYVLVGFGSASELAEETRNPRRVAPRTILSAIVVSAIGGALMILGALMAAPSLTDGQLATGGLPYVLDSKLASPFGTLLLIDVAIAVFVCTLAIQTAASRLMFSMARDGKLPFSSVLSHVNPRTGTPIAPAVVVGVCCVLILVVNFGNAALFTSLCSVCIALIYLAYLMVTTPLLLRRLGIGGSKWDGNKGQTDADGRKLFSLGKFGLPINILAVGYGAFMILNLSWPRAAVFDPTGEHPYLVWMAPICIVAVLIAGLVAYPRHAASTTEEIS; this comes from the coding sequence ATGAACGCTACAACGGCTGCCGAAGCAACGGCGCGGTCCGCGTCGATCAGCGCCGCCTCGGACTCCGATGACCTTGCTGCGTTTGGCTACAAACCGCAGCTGCATCGCAGCCTTGGCAAATTCGCTTCCTTCGCGGCGGGCTTCTCGTTCGTCTCGATCCTGACGACGATCTTCCAGCTGTTCGCGTTCGGGTTCAGCTTCGGGGGTCCTGCCTTTTTCTGGACCTGGCCCATCGTCTTCGCCGGGCAGTACATGGTGGCGCTGAACTTCGCCGAGCTCGCCGCGCGCTATCCGATCTCGGGTGCCATCTACCAATGGGCCCGCCGCCTCGGCGGTGCCGTGGTGGGCTGGTTCGCCGGCTGGTTCATGATCATCGCCCAGATCGTCACCGCGTCGGCCGCGGCCATCGCACTGCAGGTAGTGCTGCCAACGGTCTGGAGCGGATTTCAGCTCATCGGCACGGACTCGTCATTGACGAGTGTGAGCGGCGCGTCGAACGCCGTGCTGCTGGGATCACTGCTGTTGGTGGCGACCACCGCCATCAACGCGGTCGGCGTCAATTGGATGTCCCGGATCAACTCCATCGGCGTCACCTGCGAGATCGTCGGCGTGGTCGCGGTGGTAGGCATGCTGTTCTGGCACGCCGAGCGCGGCCCGAGCGTGGTGCTGCACACCGGTGACGCGGGCAGCGGATACCCGTGGGCGTTCCTGGCCGCGGGATTGATGGCCGCGTACGTACTGGTCGGATTCGGGTCGGCCAGCGAGCTGGCCGAGGAGACTCGCAACCCGCGCCGGGTCGCACCGCGCACCATCCTCTCGGCGATCGTGGTGTCGGCGATCGGCGGTGCGCTGATGATTCTGGGCGCGCTCATGGCGGCACCCAGCCTGACCGACGGCCAGCTCGCCACCGGCGGCCTTCCTTATGTATTGGACAGCAAGCTGGCTTCCCCGTTCGGCACCCTGCTGCTCATCGATGTCGCGATCGCGGTGTTCGTCTGCACGCTCGCCATTCAGACCGCCGCCTCCCGGCTGATGTTCTCGATGGCCCGCGACGGCAAGCTGCCCTTCTCCTCTGTGCTGTCACACGTGAACCCACGCACGGGTACACCGATCGCGCCCGCGGTGGTCGTCGGTGTCTGCTGTGTGCTGATTCTGGTGGTCAACTTCGGCAACGCCGCACTGTTCACCAGCTTGTGCAGCGTCTGCATCGCCCTGATCTACCTGGCCTACCTGATGGTCACCACACCATTGCTGTTGCGCCGCTTGGGGATCGGCGGTAGCAAGTGGGACGGTAACAAGGGCCAGACCGACGCCGACGGGCGAAAGCTCTTTTCGCTCGGGAAATTCGGGCTCCCGATCAACATCCTCGCCGTCGGCTATGGCGCGTTCATGATTCTCAATCTCTCCTGGCCGCGCGCGGCCGTCTTCGATCCCACCGGGGAACACCCATACCTGGTGTGGATGGCCCCGATCTGCATTGTCGCGGTGCTCATCGCCGGGCTTGTTGCCTACCCGCGGCATGCCGCTTCAACCACCGAGGAGATCTCCTGA
- a CDS encoding urea amidolyase associated protein UAAP1, which yields MTTATTKGARDHARAQAGQITDSMPVLPASDWPWAPHDVDPLTLTWAETIPGGRYATKVLGRGTRLRLTDVTGSGCVSMVLLRADAPWERLNVADTVKVPWQAYLGSGHPLLSDQARILATIVADSSGHHDTFCGTTTLTANTAKYGAGELYSASPAGRELFTLAAAKHGLSPRDVGPSVSFFHGVRVAADGTLLSSGTAGPGATVDLLIHLPVIALLVNTAHPLDPSDTFDTGPVQVLAWPALDELVELPNTEPEYQRAVLNTEDAWAAAQNGEAL from the coding sequence ATGACGACCGCAACCACCAAGGGCGCCCGGGACCATGCCCGCGCGCAGGCGGGCCAGATCACCGATTCGATGCCCGTGCTGCCAGCCTCCGACTGGCCGTGGGCTCCCCACGATGTCGACCCGCTGACGCTCACCTGGGCCGAGACCATCCCCGGCGGGCGATACGCCACCAAGGTGCTGGGCCGTGGTACCCGGTTGCGGCTGACCGACGTCACCGGATCCGGCTGCGTGAGCATGGTCCTGTTGCGAGCGGACGCCCCATGGGAGCGGCTCAACGTCGCCGACACCGTCAAGGTTCCGTGGCAGGCCTATCTCGGCAGCGGGCATCCGCTGCTCTCGGATCAGGCCCGGATACTGGCCACCATCGTCGCCGACAGTTCCGGGCACCACGACACCTTCTGCGGAACCACCACACTGACGGCGAACACCGCCAAATACGGTGCAGGTGAACTCTATTCCGCGAGCCCAGCCGGTCGTGAGCTGTTCACGCTGGCCGCCGCCAAACACGGGCTGTCCCCGCGCGATGTCGGCCCATCGGTGTCGTTCTTCCACGGGGTCCGCGTTGCGGCCGACGGCACGTTGCTCAGCAGCGGCACCGCCGGCCCCGGGGCCACCGTGGACCTTCTGATCCACCTGCCCGTCATCGCTCTGCTGGTCAACACCGCGCACCCCCTGGATCCATCGGACACCTTCGATACCGGTCCCGTGCAGGTGCTGGCCTGGCCCGCGCTCGACGAACTGGTCGAGCTGCCCAACACCGAACCGGAATATCAACGCGCTGTGCTCAATACCGAAGACGCGTGGGCCGCAGCACAGAATGGAGAGGCACTGTGA
- a CDS encoding urea amidolyase associated protein UAAP2 gives MTRTVLDEVVPARAPWSTVVCAGDVLTIIDLKGNQAVDTLLYSAADTSVRYSAQATIAAQSNLFLRTGTVLRAEDGSPLMTIVEDEVGSHDTIGGACSQESNTLRYGHHTKHQHACVENFLLEGAKWGLGKRDLVSNINFYMNVPVDDDGTLGIVDGLSAPGKKIKLRAEVDTLVLVSNCPQINNPCNGFDPTPVRMVVESL, from the coding sequence GTGACACGTACGGTTCTCGATGAGGTGGTCCCGGCCCGTGCACCGTGGAGCACCGTGGTCTGCGCCGGTGATGTACTCACCATCATCGATCTGAAGGGTAACCAGGCAGTGGACACTCTGCTGTACTCGGCAGCGGATACCTCGGTGCGCTACTCGGCACAGGCGACCATCGCCGCACAGTCAAACCTGTTCCTGCGCACAGGAACTGTGCTGCGCGCCGAGGACGGCAGTCCGCTGATGACCATCGTCGAGGACGAGGTGGGCAGCCATGACACCATCGGCGGCGCGTGCTCCCAGGAGTCGAACACCTTGCGCTATGGACACCACACCAAACATCAGCACGCCTGCGTGGAGAACTTCCTGCTGGAAGGCGCCAAGTGGGGCCTTGGTAAACGAGACTTGGTGTCCAACATCAACTTCTACATGAATGTCCCGGTAGATGACGACGGGACGCTGGGCATCGTCGACGGACTCTCGGCACCGGGCAAGAAGATCAAGCTGCGTGCCGAGGTGGACACCTTGGTGCTGGTATCGAATTGCCCGCAGATCAACAACCCGTGCAATGGCTTCGATCCCACCCCGGTGCGGATGGTGGTGGAAAGCCTATGA